Below is a window of Deltaproteobacteria bacterium HGW-Deltaproteobacteria-6 DNA.
CTGTATGCCTTTTTACATTAACCCAAGCCACGCTCACAAATCAGGTTGTACGCAAAAGGATGTGGATCTTCTTCAGGCACTAATACCTTATGCATACGATCACACCCGTTCCGCAATCCGTCCAGATGTGCGTATTCGACATGCCTGGTATATGGAACACAAAAACTCTCTTGGTAGCTGCGCAGATTGGCGACTGATTGATGCACTCACGCCAAAACGGACGGGTGATGACCCAATGCAGCCTTCAACGTTATGGAGTGATTATGTTGTTCCAGTCGGGCTTCCGCCTGAACTGAAAGAAAAGGTCTCTTGCGTGGACTTGATGGAGAACATCTAATGCTTTTTGCTCACAGCCCCGACCCAGATCGTGGCATTGCAGCACAAGAATATGTGACCCATGTCGGCGGTGTAATTAGGCGTGCTTCAGAGGCAGCAGACAAGGCTGGCCTGTATTCAACTTGCGATGGCGACTTATTGAGAAAGTTGGTGCGTCAGGCAGCGGAATATCACGACCTGGGGAAGTTGGATATGGCAAATCAGGACGTGCTATCAGGAAAAGTAAAGGCAAATAAGTTACCTGTTCAACACACCGATGCCGGAACTGCCTATCTGTTGGACAGTCTTAAAGTAGCCCCTAGCGCTGCTCTCGTCCGATCACATCATATCGGTTTGCCCGATTTCATCAACGAACAGAATCGTTGCGAAGAAAGCATCCTTAGAGACGATTCTGTTCGTGAAAAGGTGAATAGGACACTTCCCGATTTGCTCAAATTACATGAAGGGGTTCTTCCATCTGCTCAAAAAGTAAATACTGATAGCTGCGAAGTAGCAGGTTCCCCATCACTGTTGTTTCGAATCGCCCTTTCCTGCCTTGCTGATGGTGATCATACCGATACCGCCATACATTACGGCGATCAGATTGCTGACGAACGGCCCATTGAACTACGCCCGGCAGAACGACTTCTTGCCCTTGACAAGTATATTGCCACATTGAAAGAAGACAGCGAGCGCTCACGACAACGTTCAGAGGTTTACGAAGCATGCCGCAATGCTGTCACCGAAGCAAATATCGTGTCTTGTGATAGTCCGGTTGGAACAGGTAAGACAACAGCAGTTATGGCACATCTATTGTCTCAGGCAGAGAAACGACAACTTCGACGAATAATTATTGTCTTGCCCTTTACAAATATTATTAGGCAATCTGTTGAAATATACCGTAAAGCCCTCTTGCTCCCCGGTGAGGATAATTCAGAACTTGTTGTGGCTGAATTACATCATCGTGCAGATTTTCAGGATATACAGAGTAGACAATTTACGGCGCTATGGAAAGCGCCTATAATTGTGACTACGGCAGTAACATTCTTTGAAACACTAGCATCAAATACACCCGCTAGGCTTCGGAGGCTCCATTCTTTGCCGGGAAGTGCCATTTTTATTGATGAATCACACGCAGCACTCCCGGCCAAACTTCTACCCCTAGCATGGCAATGGATCAAAGGATTTGCTAAAGAATGGGGGTGCTACTGGGTAATGGCATCGGGATCACTCAATCGTTTTTGGAAGATTAAGGAATTCGACGATGCAGCTCTCGAAGTTCCCGAAATCATGCCGAACACATTGCGCAATCGCCTGGCAGTGTTTGAAAAACAACGAATTGTCTATCAGTTCCATGACACACCTTTTGGAACGGTCGATATTGTAGAATGGCTCGCCGCCCTACCCGGGCCAAGAATCGTTATTCTAAACACCGTGCAAAGTGCGGCGGTCGTTGCACGGGCGTATGAAAAACGCTTTAGTCGTTCTTCTGTCGAACATTTATCTACAGCACTCACGCCTATAGACCGGGATAAGACACTCAGTAGAATCAAATCCCGTTTGGAAAACAAGAATGACTATGACTGGTCGCTCATTGCCACATCATGTGTTGAGGCCGGGGTTGACCTGTCTTTTCGGACGGGGGTGCGTGAAGCCGCTTCTTTGGTTTCTCTGCTTCAGACTGGTGGGCGA
It encodes the following:
- a CDS encoding CRISPR-associated protein, giving the protein MLFAHSPDPDRGIAAQEYVTHVGGVIRRASEAADKAGLYSTCDGDLLRKLVRQAAEYHDLGKLDMANQDVLSGKVKANKLPVQHTDAGTAYLLDSLKVAPSAALVRSHHIGLPDFINEQNRCEESILRDDSVREKVNRTLPDLLKLHEGVLPSAQKVNTDSCEVAGSPSLLFRIALSCLADGDHTDTAIHYGDQIADERPIELRPAERLLALDKYIATLKEDSERSRQRSEVYEACRNAVTEANIVSCDSPVGTGKTTAVMAHLLSQAEKRQLRRIIIVLPFTNIIRQSVEIYRKALLLPGEDNSELVVAELHHRADFQDIQSRQFTALWKAPIIVTTAVTFFETLASNTPARLRRLHSLPGSAIFIDESHAALPAKLLPLAWQWIKGFAKEWGCYWVMASGSLNRFWKIKEFDDAALEVPEIMPNTLRNRLAVFEKQRIVYQFHDTPFGTVDIVEWLAALPGPRIVILNTVQSAAVVARAYEKRFSRSSVEHLSTALTPIDRDKTLSRIKSRLENKNDYDWSLIATSCVEAGVDLSFRTGVREAASLVSLLQTGGRVNRHNYVNAENVWTITLKEGDLLKKHPGMRDSSKVLLDLISEGLDISPDLCTDALKREIRFAGNFSESLLIKDNQLRFPQVEKDFQVIASDTRTVVVGDELIERLEKNLPVNWRDIQKSSVQIWGYRLDALHIPEVIRHNGIYKWIFNYDDFIGYMAGVLSIATDPEFYII